Proteins encoded within one genomic window of Ottowia sp. SB7-C50:
- a CDS encoding S-(hydroxymethyl)glutathione dehydrogenase/class III alcohol dehydrogenase, whose amino-acid sequence MKSRAAVAFEAGKPLQIVEIDVAPPKAGEVLVRITHTGVCHTDAFTLSGDDPEGIFPAVLGHEGAGIVVEVGEGVTSVKPGDHVIPLYTAECGQCLFCKSGKTNLCTAVRATQGKGVMPDGTTRFSYNGQPIYHYMGCSTFSEYTVVAEVSLAKVNPQANPEQVCLLGCGVTTGLGAVKNTAKVQPGDSVAVFGLGGIGLAVIQGAKMAQAGRIIAIDTNPGKFDLAKTFGATDCVNPKDHDKPIQQVIVDMTGWGVDHSFECIGNVQVMRAALECAHRGWGQSVIIGVAGAGQEISTRPFQLVTGRRWLGTAFGGVKGRSELPGMVEDAMAGKIQLEPFVTHTMPLTDINEAFDLMHAGKSIRSVVHY is encoded by the coding sequence ATGAAATCCCGCGCCGCCGTGGCCTTTGAAGCCGGCAAACCCCTGCAGATCGTCGAGATCGACGTGGCACCGCCCAAGGCCGGCGAGGTGCTGGTCCGCATCACCCACACCGGCGTCTGCCACACCGACGCCTTCACCCTGTCGGGCGACGATCCCGAGGGCATCTTCCCTGCCGTGCTGGGCCACGAAGGCGCTGGCATCGTGGTCGAAGTGGGCGAAGGCGTGACCAGCGTCAAGCCGGGCGACCACGTCATTCCGCTCTACACCGCCGAATGCGGCCAGTGCCTGTTCTGCAAGAGCGGCAAGACCAACCTGTGCACGGCGGTGCGCGCCACGCAGGGCAAGGGCGTCATGCCCGACGGCACCACGCGCTTTTCGTACAACGGGCAGCCGATCTACCACTACATGGGCTGCAGCACGTTCAGCGAATACACGGTGGTGGCCGAGGTGTCGCTGGCCAAGGTCAACCCCCAGGCCAACCCCGAGCAGGTGTGCCTGCTGGGCTGCGGCGTGACCACGGGCCTGGGTGCGGTCAAGAACACCGCCAAGGTGCAGCCGGGCGACAGCGTGGCGGTGTTTGGCCTGGGGGGTATCGGCCTGGCCGTGATCCAGGGCGCCAAGATGGCGCAAGCGGGCCGCATCATCGCCATCGACACCAACCCGGGCAAGTTCGATCTGGCCAAGACCTTTGGCGCCACCGACTGCGTCAACCCCAAGGACCACGACAAGCCGATCCAGCAGGTCATCGTCGACATGACGGGCTGGGGCGTGGACCACAGCTTCGAGTGCATCGGCAACGTGCAGGTCATGCGCGCCGCGCTGGAATGCGCGCACCGCGGCTGGGGCCAGAGCGTGATCATCGGCGTGGCCGGCGCGGGGCAGGAAATCAGCACGCGTCCGTTCCAGTTGGTGACCGGCCGCCGCTGGCTGGGCACGGCCTTTGGCGGCGTGAAGGGGCGCAGCGAACTGCCGGGCATGGTCGAGGACGCGATGGCGGGCAAGATTCAGCTGGAGCCCTTCGTCACCCACACCATGCCGCTGACCGACATCAACGAAGCGTTCGACCTGATGCACGCGGGCAAGTCGATTCGCAGCGTAGTTCATTACTGA
- the gfa gene encoding S-(hydroxymethyl)glutathione synthase, with protein sequence MGVSLHPSIDNGLKPAKDGFAGGTLKCRCASDQVEVRVDSQVAHNHACGCTKCWKPAGAHLSVVGVVPRDKVTVTAHGEKLKVVDASAAIQRHACSACGTHMFGRIENTGHPFYGLDFIHTELSSDDGWAPAGFAAFVSSCIEGGTPASQMDNVRAGLKAKGLETYDCLNPPLMDALATHAAKAKGTYVA encoded by the coding sequence ATGGGCGTTTCGCTTCATCCCAGCATCGACAACGGCCTCAAGCCCGCCAAGGACGGCTTTGCCGGCGGCACGCTCAAGTGCCGCTGCGCCAGCGATCAGGTCGAAGTGCGCGTGGACAGCCAGGTGGCGCACAACCACGCCTGCGGCTGCACCAAGTGCTGGAAGCCCGCCGGCGCCCACCTGTCGGTGGTCGGTGTGGTGCCGCGCGACAAGGTCACGGTGACGGCGCACGGCGAGAAGCTGAAGGTGGTCGACGCGTCCGCCGCCATCCAGCGCCACGCCTGCAGCGCCTGCGGCACGCACATGTTCGGCCGCATCGAAAATACGGGCCACCCGTTCTACGGGCTGGACTTCATCCACACCGAACTGTCCAGCGATGACGGCTGGGCGCCGGCCGGCTTTGCCGCGTTCGTCTCGTCGTGCATCGAAGGCGGCACGCCCGCCAGCCAGATGGACAACGTGCGCGCCGGCCTGAAGGCCAAGGGGCTGGAAACCTACGACTGCCTGAACCCGCCGCTGATGGACGCCCTGGCCACCCACGCGGCCAAGGCCAAGGGCACTTACGTCGCCTGA
- a CDS encoding metal-sensing transcriptional repressor — translation MPHSPEDKKRAITRLRRIRGQAEALERTIAEGADCGPVLQQLAAMRGAVNGLMADVLEGHLYESFGHADCDGSDAPDSEHARVHAAIDETVSIVKTYLK, via the coding sequence ATGCCCCATTCCCCCGAAGACAAGAAACGCGCCATCACCCGTCTGCGCCGCATCCGTGGCCAGGCCGAGGCGCTGGAGCGCACCATTGCGGAAGGCGCCGACTGCGGCCCGGTGCTGCAGCAACTGGCGGCCATGCGTGGCGCGGTCAACGGGCTGATGGCCGACGTGCTGGAAGGGCATCTGTACGAAAGCTTCGGCCACGCGGATTGCGATGGCTCGGACGCGCCCGATTCCGAGCATGCGCGCGTGCACGCCGCCATCGACGAGACGGTGTCCATCGTCAAGACCTACCTGAAATAA
- the fghA gene encoding S-formylglutathione hydrolase — protein MQRIEHHASFGGRQEVWQHASRSTGTDMKVGVYLPPKALAGEKCPVVYWLSGLTCTEQNFITKAGAQPFGAEHNLIIVAPDTSPRGEGVANDDAYDLGQGAGFYLNATQQPWAPHFRMEDYVVQELPALIEQHFPATRARGIFGHSMGGHGALTLALRHPGRYQSVSAFSPIVAPTQVPWGQKAFKAYLGDDVAAWKPHDTVELIASAKERLPLLVDQGEGDEFLAGQLKPELLKAACEKAGHPLTLRLQPGYDHSYYFIASFIGDHFAHHAKALR, from the coding sequence ATGCAGCGCATCGAACACCACGCCAGTTTCGGCGGCCGCCAGGAAGTGTGGCAGCACGCCAGCCGCAGCACCGGCACCGACATGAAAGTCGGCGTCTACCTGCCGCCGAAAGCGCTGGCGGGCGAAAAGTGCCCGGTGGTGTACTGGCTGTCGGGCCTGACCTGCACCGAGCAGAACTTCATCACCAAGGCCGGCGCGCAACCCTTCGGCGCCGAGCACAACCTCATCATCGTCGCGCCCGACACCAGCCCGCGCGGCGAAGGCGTGGCCAACGACGACGCCTACGACCTGGGCCAGGGCGCGGGCTTTTACCTGAACGCCACGCAGCAGCCCTGGGCGCCGCATTTCCGCATGGAAGACTATGTGGTGCAAGAACTGCCCGCGCTGATCGAGCAGCACTTTCCCGCCACGCGGGCGCGCGGCATCTTTGGCCACAGCATGGGCGGCCACGGCGCACTGACGCTAGCGCTGCGCCACCCCGGCCGCTATCAAAGCGTGAGCGCGTTCTCCCCCATCGTCGCGCCCACCCAGGTGCCCTGGGGCCAGAAGGCGTTCAAGGCCTACCTGGGCGACGACGTGGCGGCGTGGAAGCCGCACGACACCGTGGAGCTGATCGCATCGGCCAAGGAGCGCTTGCCGCTGCTGGTCGATCAGGGCGAGGGCGACGAGTTTCTGGCGGGCCAGCTCAAGCCCGAGCTGCTCAAGGCCGCCTGCGAAAAAGCCGGCCACCCGCTCACGCTGCGCCTGCAGCCGGGCTACGATCACAGCTACTACTTCATCGCCAGCTTCATCGGCGACCACTTCGCGCACCACGCGAAGGCGCTGCGCTGA